In a genomic window of bacterium:
- the ileS gene encoding isoleucine--tRNA ligase — MDYKSTLNLPRTEFPMRANLPQREPEILARWRALGLYERLVARDLPRFLLHDGPPYANGNIHIGHTMNKVLKDLVVKSRAMAGHRAPYVPGWDCHGLPIELQVEREIGRAKKAAMSIVDVRARCRAYAQKYVDIQSAEFQRLGILGDWAHPYLTMDFHYEAEQMRILGKCIAADLVERKNKPVHWCPSCATALAEAEVEYADVTSPSAFVAYPVVGRGATVLHGVEDVAAAAWTTTPWTLPASMAVAVHPEHEYVVVELGGRRLIVAAELVPALAKAMGVPAPAGELRRFRGRTIEGMKLRHPWLDREVPVVLADYVTLDSGTGLVHTAPGHGQDDYVTGLRYGLDVYAPVDERGRFTADVPEWQGVRVFDADRQIIAHLQQHGALLAAYDFPHSYPHCWRCKNPIVFRATPQWFILMDKMVALPGGPARTLRAAALAEIQRVSWVPAWGRDRILGMIEARPDWCISRQRAWGVPIPALFCEGCGEPHATQAVCDHVAGLFESEGADAWFARPVEDLVPPGFACSCGGKTFTRSTDILDVWFDSGVSWAAVVQQRADLGDGWADIYLEGSDQHRGWFHTSLLTAVAVEGRAPYDVVLTHGFTLDGQGRKMSKSLGNVVAPEDVIKKHGAEVLRLWVAAEDYRDDVRVSEQIIGQLVEAYRGIRNTARFLLSNLFDFDAANDALPLAELPEAERWILHRTAALAHRVRAAYDDYEFHVIYHALNNFCGVDLSRIYLDVRKDRLYCERPQAPERRATQTALHGILDVLVRLMAPVLSFTAEELWQHLPATGQESVFLAGFPEVPAAWTDAALAADWDRLLAARGAVSKALEEARSAGLLKQGTEARVALTAPAELASVLAARAADLPALFLVALVDLGGAVDAPESPLVPGLRIGVARADGAKCERCWIVRPVGVDARHPALCARCAGVVA, encoded by the coding sequence ATGGACTACAAGTCGACCCTGAACCTGCCGCGCACGGAGTTCCCGATGCGCGCCAACCTGCCGCAGCGCGAGCCGGAGATCCTGGCGCGCTGGCGTGCCCTCGGCCTGTACGAGCGCCTCGTGGCGCGCGACCTCCCGCGCTTCCTCCTGCACGACGGGCCGCCGTACGCCAACGGCAACATCCACATCGGCCACACGATGAACAAGGTCCTGAAGGACCTCGTCGTGAAGTCGCGGGCGATGGCCGGACATCGCGCACCGTACGTGCCGGGCTGGGACTGCCACGGGCTGCCCATCGAGCTCCAGGTCGAGCGCGAGATCGGCCGCGCCAAGAAGGCCGCGATGTCGATCGTCGACGTCCGCGCCCGCTGCCGCGCCTACGCGCAGAAGTACGTCGACATCCAGAGCGCGGAGTTCCAGCGGCTCGGCATCCTCGGCGACTGGGCGCATCCGTACCTCACGATGGACTTCCACTACGAGGCGGAGCAGATGCGCATCCTCGGGAAGTGCATCGCCGCCGACCTCGTCGAGCGCAAGAACAAGCCGGTGCACTGGTGTCCGTCGTGCGCGACGGCGCTCGCCGAGGCCGAGGTCGAGTACGCCGACGTCACCTCGCCGTCGGCGTTCGTGGCGTACCCGGTCGTCGGCAGGGGCGCGACCGTGCTGCACGGCGTGGAGGACGTCGCCGCCGCCGCCTGGACGACCACCCCGTGGACGCTGCCCGCGAGCATGGCCGTCGCCGTGCACCCGGAGCACGAGTACGTCGTCGTGGAGCTGGGCGGGCGGCGGCTCATCGTCGCCGCCGAGCTGGTGCCTGCGCTCGCGAAGGCGATGGGCGTGCCGGCACCGGCGGGCGAGCTGCGACGCTTCCGTGGCCGTACCATCGAAGGGATGAAGCTGCGGCATCCGTGGCTCGACCGCGAGGTGCCGGTCGTCCTCGCCGACTACGTGACGCTCGACAGCGGCACCGGCCTCGTCCACACCGCGCCGGGCCACGGCCAGGACGACTACGTCACGGGGCTGCGCTACGGCCTCGACGTCTACGCGCCCGTCGACGAGCGCGGCCGCTTCACCGCCGACGTGCCGGAGTGGCAGGGCGTGCGCGTCTTCGACGCCGACCGCCAGATCATCGCCCACCTCCAGCAGCACGGCGCGCTGCTCGCGGCGTACGACTTCCCCCACAGCTACCCGCACTGCTGGCGCTGCAAGAACCCCATCGTGTTCCGGGCCACGCCGCAGTGGTTCATCCTCATGGACAAGATGGTGGCGCTGCCCGGCGGTCCCGCGCGCACGCTGCGCGCTGCGGCGCTGGCCGAGATCCAGCGCGTCAGCTGGGTGCCGGCGTGGGGCCGCGACCGCATCCTCGGCATGATCGAGGCGCGGCCCGACTGGTGCATTTCGCGCCAGCGCGCCTGGGGCGTGCCGATCCCGGCGCTCTTCTGCGAGGGCTGCGGCGAGCCGCACGCGACGCAGGCCGTCTGCGACCACGTCGCCGGACTCTTCGAGAGCGAGGGTGCCGACGCCTGGTTCGCACGCCCGGTGGAAGATCTCGTGCCGCCCGGCTTCGCGTGCTCCTGCGGCGGGAAGACCTTCACGCGCTCCACCGACATCCTCGACGTCTGGTTCGACTCGGGCGTCAGCTGGGCCGCGGTGGTGCAGCAACGCGCCGACCTCGGCGACGGCTGGGCCGACATCTACCTCGAGGGCAGCGACCAGCACCGCGGCTGGTTCCACACCTCGCTGCTCACCGCCGTCGCGGTCGAGGGCCGCGCGCCCTACGACGTCGTCCTGACCCACGGCTTCACGCTCGACGGGCAGGGGCGGAAGATGTCCAAGTCGCTGGGGAACGTCGTCGCGCCCGAAGACGTCATCAAGAAGCACGGCGCCGAGGTGCTGCGCCTGTGGGTGGCGGCCGAGGACTACCGTGACGACGTCCGCGTCTCCGAGCAGATCATCGGCCAGCTGGTCGAGGCGTACCGCGGCATCCGCAACACCGCCCGCTTCCTCCTGAGCAATCTCTTCGACTTCGACGCCGCCAACGACGCGCTCCCGCTGGCCGAGCTGCCGGAGGCGGAGCGCTGGATACTGCACCGCACGGCGGCGCTCGCGCATCGCGTGCGGGCCGCCTACGACGACTACGAGTTCCACGTCATCTACCACGCGCTGAACAACTTCTGCGGCGTGGACCTGAGCCGCATCTATCTCGACGTGCGCAAGGACCGCCTCTACTGCGAGCGGCCCCAGGCGCCGGAGCGCCGCGCGACGCAGACGGCGCTGCACGGCATCCTCGACGTGCTCGTGCGTCTCATGGCGCCGGTGCTGTCGTTCACCGCCGAGGAGCTGTGGCAGCACCTGCCGGCGACCGGGCAGGAGAGCGTCTTCCTGGCCGGCTTCCCCGAGGTGCCGGCGGCGTGGACCGACGCGGCGCTGGCCGCCGACTGGGATCGACTTCTCGCCGCGCGCGGCGCGGTGAGCAAGGCGCTCGAGGAGGCGCGGTCGGCCGGGCTCCTCAAGCAGGGCACCGAGGCGCGCGTCGCGCTCACGGCGCCGGCCGAGCTGGCGTCGGTGCTGGCCGCGCGCGCGGCCGACCTCCCGGCGCTCTTCCTGGTCGCGCTCGTCGACCTGGGCGGAGCCGTCGACGCGCCGGAGAGCCCGCTCGTCCCCGGGCTGCGCATCGGGGTCGCGCGCGCCGACGGCGCCAAGTGCGAGCGGTGTTGGATCGTGCGCCCCGTCGGCGTCGACGCGCGGCATCCGGCGCTGTGCGCGCGCTGCGCCGGGGTCGTGGCATGA